The Desulfoplanes formicivorans genome window below encodes:
- the bamA gene encoding outer membrane protein assembly factor BamA has translation MNNRCPSLKFLYLAGAILVLGILVVPSAFAKKTVKLAILPFQINASPELAYLNESLPEMLSQKLEELEIPTVNQQELDRIIEDQQVTELDLQTARDLALLSNAQYAVYGSFSQIGESLSLDVRLVEAFGLKETKALFVVKEGLINLLPAIDELAEKISQELLSQEKIAAIKVEGTQILEKDVVLMRLHIQKGDIYDPKEINQEVKRLFELGYFDDVRVKTADTMDGKELTFEVKEKPLIQAIGVVGAKELDEDDIIEVMSSKTGSVLNPKVLVEDMDKIRDLYRKKGFYNAKVSYKLESSELGRARLNITIDEGKKLYIEKIIIQGANQLDPDDIEDELALSTRGMFSWLTGSGVLKEELLDRDAAAIEAYYGNRGFMDAKVGQPEVEYKEDGIYITFKINEGKRYKVGKVTFSGDLIIDEETLFKVCQLDDLVGEEDGYFDRSKLRADIQNLADFYTNYGYAYAEANADLKRNEDNQTFDVNYVMTKGKKVYIRRVKIQGNTKTRDNVIRREMRLTDGNLFSGAKLNRSNVRLTKLDYFETVAIETVPTKEPDQMDLVVKVKEKSTGMISAGAGYSTLDKVFFTASIQERNLFGKGYNTSFSGSFGATTTRYDLTFWNPHYKDSNLGLGAQAYITDVDYDDYYDKKSIGGKVMFGYPLGEYTRLSWNYKLERYTISDLDEDEFDHDEIEEGTFWASAAYVGVTRDTTNRRINPTRGTKNTLSVEYSGGLLQGDDEFIKYIADSSWYHPLFWSTVFHWHGQAGYLMENGDDDIPLFERFYLGGINSVRGYKGRDISPRYDDGSDDKKGGVKEFFTNFEYIFPINKEIGILGLVFFDAGNVWDDDESVDFDLYKSVGAGIRWYSPLGPLRLEYGYGLDEDDDVSGGGRVEFSVGQFF, from the coding sequence ATGAACAATAGATGCCCATCCTTGAAGTTCTTGTACCTTGCAGGAGCCATACTGGTTCTGGGGATACTCGTGGTTCCGTCGGCCTTTGCCAAGAAAACCGTCAAACTGGCGATCCTTCCCTTTCAGATCAACGCCTCCCCGGAACTTGCCTATCTCAATGAAAGTCTTCCGGAAATGCTCAGTCAAAAACTCGAGGAACTGGAGATCCCCACGGTGAACCAGCAGGAGTTGGACCGGATCATTGAAGACCAGCAGGTTACCGAGCTGGATCTGCAAACCGCCAGAGACCTGGCCCTGCTCAGCAATGCCCAATACGCGGTCTACGGAAGTTTCAGCCAGATCGGCGAGAGCCTGAGTCTGGACGTTCGTCTGGTGGAGGCCTTTGGTCTCAAGGAAACCAAGGCCCTGTTCGTGGTCAAGGAGGGGCTGATCAATCTTTTGCCGGCCATTGACGAACTGGCGGAAAAGATCAGCCAGGAACTCTTGAGCCAGGAAAAGATCGCTGCCATCAAGGTTGAAGGCACCCAGATCCTGGAAAAGGATGTTGTTCTCATGCGGCTGCATATCCAGAAGGGAGACATCTACGATCCCAAGGAGATCAACCAGGAGGTCAAGCGCCTTTTCGAACTGGGCTATTTTGATGATGTCCGGGTCAAGACCGCAGATACCATGGACGGCAAGGAACTCACCTTTGAGGTCAAGGAAAAACCCCTCATCCAGGCCATCGGTGTTGTGGGAGCCAAGGAACTGGATGAAGACGACATCATCGAAGTCATGAGCAGCAAGACCGGTTCAGTCCTCAATCCCAAGGTCCTGGTGGAGGACATGGACAAGATCAGGGACCTCTACCGCAAAAAGGGATTTTACAACGCCAAGGTCAGCTACAAACTGGAATCTTCCGAACTCGGCCGCGCCCGGCTGAATATCACCATTGATGAAGGCAAGAAGCTGTATATTGAAAAAATCATCATCCAGGGGGCCAACCAGCTTGATCCCGACGATATTGAAGACGAACTGGCCCTTTCCACCCGAGGCATGTTCTCCTGGCTCACCGGATCCGGTGTTCTCAAGGAGGAACTCCTGGACCGGGATGCCGCAGCCATTGAGGCCTATTACGGCAACCGGGGATTCATGGACGCCAAGGTGGGTCAGCCCGAAGTGGAATACAAGGAAGACGGCATCTACATCACCTTCAAAATCAATGAAGGCAAGCGGTACAAGGTGGGCAAGGTGACCTTTTCCGGAGACCTCATTATTGACGAGGAAACCCTGTTCAAGGTCTGCCAGTTGGACGACCTGGTTGGCGAGGAAGACGGGTATTTCGACCGTTCCAAACTGCGGGCCGACATCCAGAACCTGGCAGATTTCTATACCAATTACGGGTATGCCTATGCCGAGGCCAACGCCGACCTGAAAAGAAACGAGGACAATCAGACCTTTGATGTCAATTACGTCATGACCAAGGGCAAAAAGGTCTACATCCGAAGGGTCAAGATCCAGGGCAATACCAAGACTCGTGACAATGTCATCCGCCGGGAAATGCGTCTGACCGATGGCAATTTGTTCAGCGGAGCCAAGCTGAACCGTTCCAATGTCCGCTTGACCAAGCTGGACTATTTCGAAACCGTGGCCATTGAAACCGTGCCCACCAAGGAACCCGACCAGATGGATCTGGTGGTCAAGGTCAAGGAGAAATCCACCGGCATGATCAGCGCCGGGGCAGGCTACTCCACCCTGGACAAGGTGTTTTTCACCGCGTCCATCCAGGAGCGCAACCTCTTTGGCAAAGGGTACAACACGTCCTTTTCCGGCAGCTTCGGAGCCACGACCACCCGATACGACCTCACCTTCTGGAATCCCCATTACAAGGACTCCAATCTCGGTCTGGGGGCCCAGGCCTACATCACCGACGTGGACTACGACGATTATTATGACAAGAAATCCATTGGCGGCAAGGTGATGTTCGGGTACCCTCTGGGGGAATACACCCGGTTGAGCTGGAACTACAAATTGGAACGGTATACCATTTCCGATCTGGACGAGGACGAATTCGATCATGATGAGATCGAAGAAGGAACCTTCTGGGCCAGTGCCGCCTACGTGGGCGTTACCCGGGATACCACCAACCGGCGCATCAACCCCACCCGGGGAACCAAGAACACCCTGTCTGTTGAGTATTCGGGCGGCCTTCTCCAGGGGGATGACGAATTCATCAAATATATTGCCGACAGCAGCTGGTATCATCCCCTGTTCTGGAGTACGGTATTCCACTGGCATGGCCAGGCCGGATACCTCATGGAAAACGGAGACGACGACATTCCCCTGTTCGAGCGGTTTTATCTTGGAGGAATCAACTCGGTACGCGGATACAAGGGAAGGGATATCTCGCCCCGCTATGACGATGGTAGCGACGACAAGAAAGGCGGGGTCAAGGAGTTCTTCACCAACTTCGAATACATCTTCCCCATCAACAAGGAAATCGGCATCCTGGGTCTGGTCTTTTTTGACGCCGGCAATGTCTGGGATGACGACGAGTCCGTTGACTTCGACCTGTACAAATCCGTTGGAGCCGGCATCCGCTGGTACTCGCCCCTGGGTCCGCTACGCCTGGAATACGGCTACGGGCTTGACGAAGACGATGACGTTTCCGGTGGTGGCCGAGTGGAATTTTCCGTGGGTCAGTTTTTCTAG
- a CDS encoding OmpH family outer membrane protein has product MRQTIMLTCIMLLFTASAFAAGPKIGVVNMQKLIATSEPGQAAMKTLQEKFKDVKEKMDKQKQEIQNIREELQKQEYVLSQEAKEDKELAYKRKVRDFQDLYRSTQRKIKLEEQKLSEPVIKLIVQVITKYGKQQGYTTITDAQASGLIYADAKADLTDEILVEVNREWRATNKGKDAK; this is encoded by the coding sequence ATGCGTCAGACCATTATGCTCACCTGTATCATGCTGCTGTTTACGGCTTCGGCCTTTGCTGCCGGCCCCAAGATTGGTGTTGTCAACATGCAGAAACTCATTGCCACATCCGAACCCGGCCAGGCAGCCATGAAGACCCTTCAGGAAAAGTTCAAAGATGTGAAGGAGAAAATGGACAAACAGAAACAGGAAATCCAGAACATCCGGGAGGAACTTCAAAAACAGGAGTATGTCCTCAGCCAGGAGGCCAAGGAAGACAAGGAACTGGCCTACAAGCGCAAGGTTCGCGACTTCCAGGACCTCTATCGCAGCACCCAGCGCAAAATAAAGCTTGAAGAACAAAAACTGAGTGAACCGGTCATCAAACTCATTGTCCAGGTCATCACCAAATACGGCAAACAGCAGGGCTATACCACCATTACCGATGCCCAGGCCAGTGGATTGATCTATGCCGATGCCAAGGCCGATCTCACCGATGAGATCTTGGTCGAGGTCAACCGGGAATGGCGTGCCACCAACAAGGGCAAGGATGCAAAATAA
- the lpxD gene encoding UDP-3-O-(3-hydroxymyristoyl)glucosamine N-acyltransferase has protein sequence MLLTDIAQRLGLTLVGQDREITGVNTLADAGPQDVSFLANPKYADQVATTRAGAIITDEVHAKLAPCPVLVSAQPYLDFARLVQIMAKPLGRFSGQSDKAFIHPGATVHPSVAIAPFVYIGDGAQVDAGTRLFPHVHVGEDCRIGKNCTIYPRVTLMDGTLVGDKVILHAGVVLGSDGFGFAQAAQGLEKFPQIGRVVIEDNVEIGANTTIDRAALGETRIGRGTKIDNLVQIGHNVQVGENSIIVAQVGIAGSANLGKNVVLAGQVGVAGHLTIGDGCRVAAKGGIHASVPPGTDLGGGLPSIEYRQYLKTVATIPKLPEMSKRLRRLEKELARLREACQQDNPSGT, from the coding sequence ATGTTGCTGACGGACATTGCTCAACGCCTCGGGCTGACTCTTGTTGGCCAGGACCGGGAAATAACCGGGGTAAACACCCTTGCTGATGCCGGTCCCCAGGACGTCAGTTTCCTGGCCAACCCCAAATACGCCGACCAGGTAGCCACGACAAGGGCCGGGGCCATCATAACGGATGAAGTTCATGCCAAACTGGCCCCCTGTCCTGTTCTGGTAAGCGCGCAGCCCTACCTGGACTTTGCCAGACTGGTTCAGATCATGGCCAAACCCCTGGGTCGCTTTTCCGGCCAAAGCGACAAGGCTTTTATCCACCCCGGTGCAACCGTACATCCTTCTGTTGCCATCGCGCCCTTTGTGTATATCGGGGACGGTGCCCAGGTGGACGCAGGAACCCGGCTTTTCCCCCATGTCCATGTGGGCGAGGATTGCCGCATCGGCAAAAATTGCACCATTTATCCCCGGGTAACCCTCATGGACGGCACTCTGGTGGGAGACAAGGTCATCCTGCATGCCGGTGTGGTCCTTGGCAGTGACGGATTCGGCTTTGCCCAGGCAGCACAGGGACTGGAAAAGTTCCCCCAGATCGGCCGGGTTGTCATCGAGGATAATGTGGAAATCGGGGCCAACACGACCATCGATCGGGCCGCCCTGGGTGAAACCAGGATCGGCAGGGGAACAAAAATAGATAACCTTGTTCAGATCGGCCATAATGTTCAGGTGGGGGAAAATTCCATCATCGTGGCCCAGGTGGGTATTGCCGGTAGCGCCAACCTGGGAAAGAACGTGGTACTTGCCGGTCAGGTGGGAGTTGCCGGTCATCTGACCATTGGGGATGGCTGCCGGGTTGCTGCCAAGGGCGGCATCCACGCATCCGTGCCCCCCGGGACCGACCTGGGCGGTGGTCTGCCCTCCATTGAATACAGGCAATATCTCAAAACCGTGGCCACCATTCCCAAACTTCCGGAGATGTCCAAACGTCTCCGAAGGCTGGAAAAGGAACTGGCCCGACTGCGTGAAGCATGCCAGCAAGACAATCCGTCAGGCACATGA
- the fabZ gene encoding 3-hydroxyacyl-ACP dehydratase FabZ, whose product MKQPALGEIVSKDILDLLPHRYPFLLVDRVLEFAPLDHIKAVKGVTLNEPFFQGHFPAYPVMPGVLILEALAQTGGILVVKSIPQQMQDKIFLFTGIEKVRFRQSVFPGDLLHLEVKYLKHKLNLWKIQGVAKVGGKKVAEGLLTAAVVDREDG is encoded by the coding sequence ATGAAACAACCAGCACTCGGCGAAATTGTGAGCAAGGATATCCTGGACCTGTTGCCCCACCGGTATCCGTTTCTTCTGGTGGACAGGGTTCTGGAATTTGCCCCCCTGGACCACATCAAGGCCGTCAAGGGAGTGACCCTGAACGAACCTTTTTTCCAGGGCCATTTTCCGGCCTATCCCGTCATGCCCGGGGTTCTCATTCTTGAGGCACTGGCCCAGACAGGCGGCATCCTTGTGGTCAAATCCATTCCCCAGCAGATGCAGGACAAGATTTTTCTGTTCACGGGCATTGAAAAGGTACGATTCAGACAATCCGTCTTTCCCGGAGACCTGCTTCACCTGGAGGTCAAATACCTCAAACACAAACTCAACCTGTGGAAAATTCAGGGCGTTGCCAAGGTTGGAGGGAAAAAAGTGGCCGAAGGGTTGCTTACGGCTGCGGTTGTGGACAGGGAGGACGGATAG
- the lpxA gene encoding acyl-ACP--UDP-N-acetylglucosamine O-acyltransferase, whose translation MATEIHPSAIVAKNAEIGQDVIVGPFAIVEEDTRIGDRSVIEASAHIKKLTTLGEDCQIHSFASIGGPPQDLKYQGERTVLEMGDRITVREFVTINRGTSGGGGATRVGSDCFVMAYCHIAHDCQLEDHVIMSNGATLAGHVEVAAHAIIGGLSAVHQFVRIGTHAFIGGKTGVAQDIPPYMMAVGDRARLRGPNLIGLKRAGFTAEELKAIKQAYKRIWRTKGNLKGACKDVLTEFGDLERIQHLIEFVKNSQRGVTSAA comes from the coding sequence GTGGCCACTGAGATTCATCCATCAGCCATTGTTGCCAAAAATGCGGAAATCGGCCAGGACGTGATTGTCGGTCCTTTTGCCATCGTGGAAGAGGATACCCGTATTGGTGACCGTTCGGTCATTGAAGCATCGGCTCATATCAAGAAATTGACCACTCTGGGCGAAGACTGTCAGATCCATTCCTTTGCCAGTATCGGGGGCCCTCCTCAGGATCTCAAGTATCAGGGAGAACGAACCGTCCTTGAAATGGGTGACAGGATCACGGTACGAGAATTCGTGACCATCAACCGCGGCACCTCCGGGGGTGGCGGCGCCACCCGCGTGGGCTCGGACTGCTTTGTCATGGCCTATTGCCACATTGCCCATGACTGCCAGCTGGAAGACCACGTGATCATGTCCAACGGCGCAACCCTGGCAGGCCACGTGGAAGTGGCCGCACATGCCATTATTGGCGGTCTGTCTGCCGTGCACCAATTCGTTCGCATCGGGACCCACGCCTTTATTGGCGGCAAAACCGGCGTGGCCCAGGACATTCCCCCGTACATGATGGCTGTGGGAGACAGGGCCCGACTCAGAGGGCCCAATCTCATCGGCCTTAAACGTGCCGGATTCACCGCCGAGGAACTCAAGGCCATCAAGCAGGCCTACAAGCGCATCTGGCGTACCAAGGGCAATCTCAAGGGGGCATGCAAGGACGTTCTGACTGAATTCGGCGATCTTGAACGGATTCAGCATCTTATCGAGTTCGTCAAGAATTCCCAACGGGGCGTGACCTCGGCGGCCTAG
- a CDS encoding LpxI family protein, translating to MTRPSPRLGLVAGGGIFPALVAQNAKKQGFKVIGAGFVSDTSRDTPATTHVFTWLKLGQLGALIRFFKKHKVSQVVFAGPIDKPRALAIRPDLRAARVLFSLACKSDDSLLRAVAREFEKEGMEVVSATRFLPELTTPRGVLTRRAPDKREIRDILYARPIAKTLGSLDIGQCLVVREQMTIAVEGIEGTNATILRAGTLAQKGCVVVKIFKPGQDARIDLPAIGPETIRSMITAQATCLAVDAQTSLLFSPQETLELANRHNIAILGMDESLLQELAP from the coding sequence ATGACACGACCTTCTCCCCGACTCGGACTCGTCGCTGGTGGCGGAATCTTCCCGGCTCTTGTGGCCCAAAATGCCAAAAAGCAGGGCTTTAAGGTCATTGGCGCAGGGTTTGTCAGCGATACCTCCAGGGACACACCAGCCACGACCCATGTGTTCACGTGGCTCAAACTGGGCCAGCTGGGTGCGTTGATCCGCTTTTTCAAAAAGCACAAAGTCTCCCAGGTGGTTTTTGCCGGTCCCATTGACAAGCCCAGAGCCCTGGCCATCCGCCCTGATCTGCGGGCCGCACGCGTCTTGTTCTCCCTGGCCTGCAAGAGTGACGATTCCCTGCTGCGCGCTGTGGCCAGGGAGTTTGAAAAGGAAGGCATGGAGGTCGTTTCTGCGACACGGTTTCTCCCCGAGCTGACCACACCTCGGGGCGTTTTGACCCGCAGGGCACCCGACAAACGGGAAATACGCGATATTTTGTATGCCCGCCCCATTGCCAAGACCCTTGGCTCCCTAGATATCGGCCAATGTCTGGTGGTCAGAGAACAGATGACCATTGCTGTTGAAGGCATCGAAGGGACCAATGCCACGATCCTTCGAGCCGGAACCCTGGCCCAAAAGGGCTGCGTTGTTGTCAAGATTTTCAAGCCCGGGCAGGACGCGCGTATCGACCTGCCAGCCATCGGCCCGGAAACCATCCGGAGCATGATCACGGCCCAGGCAACCTGCCTGGCCGTTGACGCCCAAACCAGCCTGCTTTTCAGCCCCCAGGAAACCCTGGAATTGGCCAATCGTCACAACATAGCGATTCTTGGCATGGACGAGAGTTTACTGCAGGAACTTGCGCCCTGA
- a CDS encoding MiaB/RimO family radical SAM methylthiotransferase: MNMPRQLFFMLTQGCKVNQYESQSIREAWTRQGLLECDEPDHADIIFINTCAVTERAISDLKRHVRRLHQKNPEASILLAGCAVQALPELARLNGVRAAVSQADKHLLRNHPGLLPLTDAPAQADPYPDFSITRYQRTRGVVKIQDGCSHRCTYCIIPSTRGKSVSREPQAILEEIGRLFTNGVHEISLCGINLRHFGRDLHPRTNLWELLERIEERFGQTWRSKARIRLSSLEPSELTAQGLQALTNSSLVCPHVHVSLQSGSPHVLRRMGRGHYTPEMVMEFVEGLRRVWPVFALGADIITGFPGETDTHFEETLDCLGRLPLTYAHVFPYSRRPGTAAASFEDQVPHKERTLRAARVRTLVQAKKQDFIRLLAQRESLEVIFENGRKGMSQFYVPCQLTESGLIASGDRTLHTVTPTGQNDHGLLVTPAVPGKPGER; the protein is encoded by the coding sequence ATGAACATGCCACGCCAGTTGTTTTTCATGCTTACCCAGGGTTGCAAGGTCAACCAGTACGAATCCCAATCCATTCGCGAGGCATGGACAAGACAGGGGCTGCTCGAGTGCGACGAACCGGACCATGCTGACATCATTTTCATCAATACCTGCGCGGTCACGGAACGAGCCATTTCCGACCTCAAGCGGCATGTGCGCAGGCTGCACCAGAAAAACCCCGAAGCGTCCATTCTTCTGGCCGGCTGTGCGGTCCAGGCCCTGCCGGAACTGGCGCGGCTCAATGGCGTCCGAGCGGCTGTTTCCCAGGCCGACAAGCATCTCTTGCGCAACCACCCGGGGCTGCTCCCATTGACGGACGCTCCCGCCCAAGCAGATCCCTATCCGGATTTTTCCATCACCCGATACCAGCGAACCAGAGGCGTGGTCAAAATCCAGGATGGTTGCTCCCACAGGTGTACCTATTGCATCATCCCCTCTACCCGAGGCAAATCAGTCAGTCGGGAACCCCAGGCCATTCTCGAAGAAATCGGCAGGCTGTTTACAAACGGTGTCCACGAAATTTCCCTGTGCGGGATCAACCTGCGCCACTTTGGCCGAGATCTCCATCCCCGAACCAACCTCTGGGAACTTCTCGAACGCATTGAGGAACGGTTCGGGCAGACATGGCGCTCCAAGGCCCGCATCAGGCTCAGTTCCCTTGAACCCTCCGAATTGACTGCCCAGGGTCTGCAGGCGCTCACCAACTCTTCCCTGGTCTGTCCCCATGTGCATGTTTCGCTGCAAAGCGGCAGCCCCCACGTTCTCCGGCGCATGGGCCGGGGACATTACACGCCCGAGATGGTCATGGAGTTTGTGGAAGGGCTCAGACGCGTATGGCCTGTGTTTGCCCTGGGAGCAGATATCATTACCGGATTTCCCGGGGAAACAGACACGCATTTTGAGGAGACCCTGGACTGCCTTGGCAGGCTGCCACTGACCTATGCCCATGTCTTTCCCTATTCCCGGCGTCCGGGAACAGCCGCAGCCTCCTTTGAGGACCAGGTTCCCCACAAGGAACGGACCCTCCGGGCGGCCAGGGTCCGCACCCTCGTGCAGGCCAAAAAACAGGATTTCATCCGTCTGCTGGCACAACGCGAATCCCTGGAAGTCATTTTTGAAAACGGGCGCAAGGGAATGAGTCAATTCTATGTCCCCTGTCAGCTGACCGAATCCGGCCTCATTGCCTCCGGGGACAGAACCCTGCACACCGTCACCCCCACAGGCCAGAACGATCACGGGCTGCTTGTGACCCCGGCCGTGCCAGGAAAACCAGGAGAACGTTGA
- a CDS encoding DUF4416 family protein yields MSTPAIPLPAKPVLSILSAKWDRFWPELQKTLEKRFSPMDHVSEPIPFTQTTYYDEELGTPITRRLISFEQLVPMDELPAIKLWTNSLEKAWMDSRGHRLCNLDPGYLNQERLVLATGKNFTHRIYLCSGIWADLTLIYQRGNWVDLPWTFPDYATTAIKDHLTRIRALYTLQVRAQRQTKESHQCPKA; encoded by the coding sequence ATGAGCACACCAGCCATTCCCTTGCCTGCCAAACCGGTGCTCTCCATCTTGAGTGCCAAGTGGGACCGGTTCTGGCCCGAGTTGCAAAAGACCCTGGAAAAACGTTTCTCGCCCATGGACCATGTTTCCGAACCGATCCCGTTCACGCAGACAACGTATTATGATGAGGAACTCGGAACACCCATCACCAGGCGGTTGATCAGCTTTGAACAGCTTGTGCCCATGGACGAACTTCCGGCGATCAAGCTCTGGACCAATTCCCTGGAAAAGGCATGGATGGACTCAAGGGGACATCGCCTTTGCAATCTTGATCCCGGCTACCTGAACCAGGAACGGCTGGTGCTGGCAACGGGCAAAAATTTTACCCACCGCATCTATCTCTGTTCGGGCATCTGGGCCGACCTGACCCTCATCTACCAACGAGGAAACTGGGTTGATCTGCCGTGGACATTTCCCGACTATGCCACAACAGCCATCAAGGACCATTTGACCCGAATACGCGCTCTTTATACCCTCCAAGTGCGCGCTCAACGCCAAACCAAGGAATCGCACCAATGCCCAAAAGCATGA
- a CDS encoding YicC/YloC family endoribonuclease — MPKSMTGYGSSLTRTDDWSISWEIKSVNGKFLDLKWKIPQTMYGSVAEWEKTIRSKAARGRVELFLKIQITDPDRLGLELDTTMLQAMLGQLDKLAKEQGHSFVPDYNTLLSMPSLWKDSGNVLDPQFASDVQAGLVTALNDWNQCRTREGQALREDLLARIQVLKSIVLEIREVAKDIVKDRFVLIQERVNQLLEQVDVQVDDSRMLHELAILSDKLDVSEELTRLDAHLKAIESILDAGGEMGRKLDFLLQECFREINTCGNKVQKHELGARTVAFKAELEKCREQVQNLE, encoded by the coding sequence ATGCCCAAAAGCATGACCGGATACGGCTCTTCCCTGACCAGGACCGATGATTGGTCCATCAGCTGGGAGATCAAAAGCGTCAACGGCAAATTTCTGGATCTCAAATGGAAGATCCCCCAGACCATGTACGGATCGGTTGCAGAATGGGAAAAAACAATCCGTTCAAAGGCCGCCCGCGGTCGGGTCGAATTGTTCCTGAAAATCCAGATCACCGACCCGGATCGTCTGGGCTTGGAACTGGATACGACCATGCTCCAAGCCATGCTCGGCCAGCTGGACAAACTGGCCAAAGAGCAAGGCCATTCCTTTGTACCCGACTACAATACCCTTTTGTCCATGCCCTCTCTTTGGAAGGACTCCGGCAACGTTCTTGATCCCCAGTTCGCTTCCGACGTGCAGGCAGGCCTTGTCACCGCCCTCAATGACTGGAACCAGTGCCGCACCCGGGAAGGACAGGCCCTCAGGGAGGATCTGCTGGCCCGCATCCAGGTGCTCAAGTCCATTGTTCTGGAAATTCGTGAGGTTGCCAAAGACATCGTCAAGGACCGCTTTGTTCTCATCCAAGAACGCGTCAACCAGCTCCTGGAACAGGTTGATGTTCAGGTGGACGACTCCAGGATGCTCCATGAACTGGCCATTCTCTCGGACAAGCTGGATGTAAGCGAGGAATTGACCCGCCTGGATGCCCATCTCAAGGCCATTGAAAGCATCCTTGACGCTGGTGGTGAAATGGGCCGCAAACTCGACTTTCTTCTTCAGGAATGCTTCCGGGAGATCAACACCTGTGGGAACAAGGTCCAGAAACACGAACTCGGCGCCAGGACTGTTGCCTTCAAGGCTGAATTGGAGAAATGCCGGGAACAGGTCCAGAATCTGGAATAG
- a CDS encoding DUF370 domain-containing protein yields MKHQQLLNIGFGNFVVSSRVVAIVNPSSSPMRRLREDSRKDGRLIDATQGRKTRSIIVTDSNHCVLSSIQAETIAQRFGSNNEDEQDD; encoded by the coding sequence ATGAAACACCAGCAACTTCTGAATATCGGCTTTGGCAATTTTGTAGTCAGTTCCAGGGTCGTTGCCATTGTCAATCCCAGCTCTTCACCCATGCGCCGCCTGCGAGAGGACTCCCGCAAGGATGGGCGGCTCATTGACGCCACCCAGGGACGCAAAACCAGATCCATCATCGTCACCGATTCAAACCACTGCGTTCTCTCGTCCATCCAGGCCGAGACCATTGCCCAGCGTTTTGGCAGCAACAACGAGGACGAACAGGATGATTGA
- the gmk gene encoding guanylate kinase, protein MIERTGLPLVISAPSGTGKSTLIARLRQEFPAFAFSISCTTRAPRPGEIHGKDYYFLDKKTFLQRRDNHFFAEWASVHGNLYGTPLEATQTILAQGKDIIFDIDVQGARQLKQTLPQSCFVFLFPPSLKALESRLVKRGTDSREVIAKRLANARDEINQCDLFEFWIINDDLDTAYEELRAVYLAARARAIHRPGLKQTLLAT, encoded by the coding sequence ATGATTGAACGTACCGGTTTGCCTCTGGTCATCAGCGCCCCTTCGGGCACCGGGAAAAGCACCCTGATTGCCAGACTGCGCCAGGAGTTTCCTGCATTTGCCTTTTCCATCTCCTGTACCACCCGTGCGCCCAGGCCGGGTGAAATCCATGGAAAGGACTATTATTTCCTGGACAAAAAAACCTTTTTGCAGCGACGCGACAACCATTTTTTTGCCGAATGGGCCTCGGTTCACGGCAACTTGTACGGCACTCCCCTTGAGGCGACCCAGACGATCCTGGCCCAGGGCAAGGACATCATCTTTGACATTGATGTCCAGGGAGCGCGACAGCTCAAGCAGACCCTTCCCCAAAGCTGTTTCGTGTTTCTGTTCCCTCCCTCCCTCAAGGCTCTGGAAAGCCGGCTTGTCAAGCGGGGCACGGATTCCAGAGAAGTGATTGCCAAGCGTCTGGCCAATGCCAGGGACGAAATCAATCAATGCGATCTCTTTGAATTCTGGATTATCAACGACGATCTCGACACCGCATATGAAGAACTCCGAGCCGTCTATCTGGCAGCCAGGGCCAGGGCTATTCACCGGCCCGGCCTCAAGCAGACCCTGCTTGCGACATGA